A part of Thermococcus sp. SY098 genomic DNA contains:
- a CDS encoding protein translocase SEC61 complex subunit gamma: MEKLKNFLSESKRVLLVTKKPSGKEYKMAAKITGLGIILIGLIGMIIRIIGTLITGQ, from the coding sequence ATGGAAAAACTTAAAAACTTCTTATCAGAGTCCAAAAGGGTTTTATTAGTCACAAAAAAACCAAGCGGCAAGGAGTATAAAATGGCCGCAAAAATAACAGGCCTTGGAATAATCCTTATAGGTCTAATAGGCATGATTATCCGTATTATAGGTACTTTAATTACAGGTCAATGA
- a CDS encoding D-aminoacyl-tRNA deacylase, with the protein MKIIMTTKIDLASANIKQKLIENFGFRESDAKFDSNVVYKKGDILILTTNQEMIYYDYLDKEIERQLSIRPELIIFASRHSSKQKLPTLTTHVTGNWGKSMYGGRDNSLAIAQPTAMKLALLKMSELNDLGWMVCYEATHHGPSEVNVPSLFIEIGSSEKEWVNDRAGEILAETIMYVISNYSKKDFKVAIGIGGGHYAPKQTKVALSSELAFSHIAAKYAHPISREMLLKSIERTAEQVEAIYVDWKGSKGETRQLARSLAEELGLEFIKD; encoded by the coding sequence ATGAAAATCATAATGACGACTAAAATTGATTTGGCTTCAGCGAATATAAAGCAAAAACTAATTGAAAACTTTGGATTTAGGGAAAGTGATGCCAAATTTGACAGTAACGTAGTGTATAAGAAGGGAGACATTTTGATTCTTACAACAAATCAAGAGATGATATATTATGACTATTTAGACAAAGAAATCGAAAGGCAGCTAAGTATCAGACCAGAACTTATCATTTTTGCTTCAAGACATTCAAGCAAACAGAAACTGCCTACTTTGACAACTCATGTTACTGGAAACTGGGGTAAATCAATGTACGGTGGCAGAGATAACAGCTTGGCTATAGCCCAACCAACTGCAATGAAGCTGGCATTATTGAAAATGAGTGAGCTCAATGATTTGGGATGGATGGTCTGTTATGAGGCAACACATCATGGACCGAGTGAAGTTAATGTCCCCTCGCTTTTCATCGAAATCGGTTCGAGCGAAAAAGAGTGGGTTAATGACAGAGCTGGAGAGATTTTGGCAGAGACAATAATGTATGTCATCAGCAATTACTCAAAGAAGGACTTTAAAGTTGCTATTGGAATTGGTGGAGGACACTATGCCCCAAAGCAAACAAAAGTCGCACTGAGTTCAGAGCTTGCTTTTTCTCATATTGCAGCAAAGTATGCTCATCCTATATCCAGAGAGATGCTGCTAAAGTCTATTGAAAGAACAGCCGAACAAGTTGAGGCAATATACGTAGATTGGAAGGGCAGTAAAGGTGAAACAAGGCAGTTAGCAAGATCCTTGGCAGAGGAACTTGGCTTGGAGTTTATCAAAGATTAG
- the ftsZ gene encoding cell division protein FtsZ, producing the protein MLKLIESAIERTSQEADKVNEVQVPQSDVDEELRRILEQIQAKIYVVGVGGAGCNTINRMMEVGIQGAKVIAINTDAQDLLKVKAHKKILIGKDLTRGLGAGNNPKIGEEAAKESEKDIRDALEGADMVFITCGLGGGTGTGAAPIVAELAKKMGALTVSVVTLPFTVEGIRRIKNAEYGLERLRKNSDTVIVIPNDKLMEVAPNLPIHLAFKVADEILVQAVKGITELITKPGLVNLDFADVRAVMKDGGVAMIGIGESDSEKRALEAATQALNSPLLDVDISGAKGALISIAGSDVKLEEAQQIIELVTSKLDPEAQVIWGIQLDEELGKTIRVMVVVTGVSSPYAVVEEEATYFSEEGEKKVIHLDLEEL; encoded by the coding sequence ATGTTAAAGTTAATTGAAAGTGCAATAGAAAGAACATCCCAAGAGGCGGACAAGGTGAATGAAGTACAAGTTCCTCAAAGCGATGTTGATGAAGAGCTTAGAAGAATTTTAGAGCAGATACAGGCTAAGATCTATGTCGTTGGTGTCGGCGGTGCTGGTTGTAATACAATAAATAGAATGATGGAAGTTGGTATTCAGGGTGCTAAGGTTATTGCAATTAACACTGATGCTCAGGATTTGCTCAAGGTTAAGGCTCATAAAAAGATACTCATTGGTAAAGATCTCACAAGAGGATTAGGGGCTGGAAACAATCCAAAAATCGGTGAAGAAGCAGCAAAAGAAAGTGAAAAAGATATCAGGGATGCTCTTGAAGGAGCGGATATGGTTTTCATTACCTGCGGCCTTGGTGGAGGTACTGGAACGGGTGCAGCTCCAATTGTTGCTGAACTGGCAAAGAAGATGGGGGCTCTAACAGTTTCCGTCGTTACACTCCCATTCACAGTTGAAGGCATTAGGAGAATCAAAAACGCTGAGTATGGTCTTGAAAGGCTCAGAAAGAACAGTGATACTGTTATTGTAATACCAAATGATAAACTCATGGAAGTTGCTCCAAACTTGCCAATTCACTTAGCATTCAAAGTCGCCGATGAAATACTTGTCCAGGCGGTTAAGGGAATCACCGAACTCATAACGAAACCTGGCTTAGTTAACCTTGATTTCGCTGATGTTAGGGCAGTCATGAAAGATGGTGGCGTTGCAATGATCGGTATTGGTGAGAGTGACAGTGAGAAGAGAGCACTTGAAGCTGCAACACAGGCTTTAAACAGTCCATTGCTTGATGTTGATATCAGCGGTGCCAAAGGCGCGTTGATAAGCATTGCTGGAAGTGATGTAAAGCTTGAGGAAGCACAGCAGATAATTGAGCTTGTTACAAGCAAGCTTGATCCTGAGGCGCAGGTAATCTGGGGAATTCAGCTTGATGAGGAGCTTGGTAAAACTATAAGAGTTATGGTTGTAGTTACAGGTGTAAGCTCTCCATATGCCGTTGTTGAGGAGGAAGCAACATATTTCTCTGAAGAGGGTGAGAAAAAAGTCATTCACCTCGATCTGGAGGAACTTTGA